A stretch of DNA from Triticum dicoccoides isolate Atlit2015 ecotype Zavitan chromosome 2A, WEW_v2.0, whole genome shotgun sequence:
acttttgccactcttagcttttgacatgtatcacaattgccactctaatttttttgcttttgccacggaatgacAAAAGTGATATATTGTCTCTAAgaatggcaaaagtgaaatgtcaaattctagagtggcttaagcaaagttggcaaaaactaaagtggcaaaaacaaagttttcccttatTTGCATGTTTGTGTTGTACAtgttgttagggcatctccagccgttcgcccccagggcgcctaaatagagcggcctgggggcgtgccggcgctagttcggcccctgggggcgacctagctcccagtcacgcccccaagcaCCGACCTCAGGATGCGGGAAatttaaacttggtcgttcccgctctcaaaaAACGCCACAAATCCagcgatcggacgtagtctggcgttacaaaaaacagagcgccgcACGCCGCAAGTTCGCGTGCGCAATGATTCACTCGGCGGGTCGGCTCCAGGCATTGGCGGAGTCGGCATGCGCGGGCTCGGCGGTGTCAGAActgcttcggtgctgggctgtgtcggcgcggcttcggcactgctgggcggtgatgtagaggcgtcgttcgggcttggcgtccgtgtggtcgtgggcACGGGAGCttgcgtcgtcggcgtcgtcggcgttgccgtctgcatctggttcaggataaggccgcgctccgccatgtaccacgccctgagctgctcgtcgttgctctggagcatgtccgccccgcccatcagaaaagccatgtcggtgttcctcttcttcgcggcgacgttcgtccggagcaggtcgagcttgatggcgctgttcttcatcagcgacgaccaccgcgcctcggtcttctcttcacgtaggacggcccgggcctgggcgtcggcgaggcaatgctcgatggacccctgcactcgcgcggttgccgcgtcggcatttttccccttctttgccaatttgtggccgtccggccgccccTCTGACGCGTCCGGAGTCGGTGGTGACTGCGTCGcgtcgctgaacttccaccctccactcggcgttcgacatgcccaatggcttcgatggcggcgccctcggcttcctctgcttcggctgggccacggtgctagtcgtggttgccgccgcgcgcggcatggcgtacttcttcggcggcatggcggcgactgGAAGGCGAGCTGGAGGGGGTTTGATGGGAGAAAGGGTgggaatggcgggaggaaggcgagcgagcgaaAGAGttgcgagggaaaagcgtcaagaagcggcgggaaaaggccctcgggtcgccgccagggcgggcccacgcacctttttcgcttgtgccggctccccaagcgcccccaggGCCCCggattcggcctgggtccgccggcatcagttttggcccgagccggcgaaaaacgggcttctgggggcacgactgggccgtttttttggcgccggcgcggcaaaatcgcTTGGGAGGGCATGTTAGGGGCGCGGCTAGAGATGCCTTTAGAGCTTGCGCTCTAATTCCCGACGGGAGCGTTACGTCTGAGTGGTGTTGCATGGTTTAGCTTCTCAACATATTCCCTACTCCACTTTGCCTGTATGcacgatgtatatatatatatatatgatatctACACATGAATAAATATGTTTCATGTTTAGAGTTTTAATATTGGAGTTGTGTTTTAATTTACATATGTGCATGACTAAAGAGTTATGTTTTGGCTACATTATGTGCTTCGAACAAATTTCTTTTACTGGACAATTACCTTGCTTTTGTCTTTTTATTCGTAGAGAAGGCCTGGAAACCAAGGTTTGATTGGAAGCATAATACGATAACATTCTGGAACCACTTGTTGAAAAAAAAAGTCTCCAACCAAAAGCTAGCAACGGTTTATGATAGTTTTTTTTGGCTGAGAAGCGAAGTAGCATTAGCATGTGTTGCAGGTCTGGCCTACTTTTTCTAGACCATTGTTAAAAAACGTCTTATAaaagtttatagagggagtattaaACAAATTACTCCCTTGAGGTCACACATAAATGATGCTTTAGGACATTGACAGTCTACAAGATGCGACTTTAACCAAAAATTTCTACTATAGTATATCGATAACACTCAAATACTTTTCGGCATAtctacatatatgatttttcaaggtTTTCCTACTAAAAATACTTAAAATAATATCAAATCTACATATAAGTTTCTTCCTAAAAgcacttaaaataatataaaatgccaAAGTTGTAAAAGCTTTCTATAGATATGTCCATAAATATCACCTATATATTTGCTATTCGTACTTTTTAAAATAAGTTGTTTATGTTTGTTGACGTTGGAACAATATTTGAGAAGTTCATACAAATACTTGAAGGGGTGCACTGTTAATTTAGCCGTAGTACAAAATCAATTGGttgtttattttgtttttttagtccaggtTTATGCGAATCGCGAAGACACTTTTCACCCTCCAGATGATATTAGTTGAGGCGAGAAATATTGGGTGTAACACAAATTTTAATTTCGTCAAAAGAACAAAAGAATAGGATTTGTATGCCACCATGTAGTTATTTCAGCATAATAAAAATCAAAATCCCCATTACAGATACTActgcctccattccaaaatacttgaagGTCTAGGTTTGTCCTAAGTCAAGCTATTCAAATTTGACCAAGTATATAGAATAGTGTGTTACTTTCTAGATTAATATCAAATATTTATGAAATGAAAATATactttgtgatgaatctaatgaattTAGTTTGGTTTTGTAGATGTTAATATATTTTTCTCTAAACTTGGACACATTTAGAACTTCAAATATTTTGGAACGGGAGAGTGTAGAAAATATATTTCACCAAATTGATGAACAAAAATACTCTAATTGGTGTCTAAACAATAAGATCTGTTAATGAAGTTAGTGACCATCTTTGACTATTTCCATTTTTATTTCTATTGCATAAACTGTACGAAAACATTCAGGGAAATCCTTATTGTTGTATGGGGAGTAAAAGGGGCCCCATAAGTAATATATGACAAAATgagaatgcaccatgaacatataaTCCTTTTGTTACGTAGCTATCATATTGCTAGCTGGAACTTGAATAGTTAGCTAGCTTAAGTTGCTTAAGGAATGGTCACGCCAACATGAAAAGGAAGGCGTCATGGAATGGTCACTTTCAACTCGATTCGGAACTACGTAGCGAAGTCAAATATATTTCGTCAGATATCACTCACTGCATCATCGTACCATAAACACGAGGACACGAGATGGCGTTGCGTACGTCCACCAACCAGCTCAATTAGTCTGctcatgatgtgatataaagaaaAATAGCCCATCCATCTGGCCTCAGTATTCCCATCTACTGTAATATACCCTGAAGTGCTCAACTTCTTTCACTGTCTCTGCGCCGGCCGGTGTCGCTGACAAGAGCCACCGTGCGCTGGCGCCGGTACGGCGTCTACGTGAACCGCATGCCGGCCGGCCGGTGACCTGCATGGTACGGCGCGCACGAGGCGACGCTCCTACGCGAACGCGTGCGGAACTCATCCACCAGCCCTGACGGGTGCCCGGCCTGTTTCGATCAGGAGGATCGATCAGGTAGCCTCGCCGAATCGCACGCAACCGATCGTCTAGCGCAGTACAATGGTAGAGAAAACGACAGGAACCTGCTACCGGGAGCAGCTAGCTGCAGTTGAACTGCCGATCATCGGCAATTGACACCCAGAACCAGAAGCAACTGGTGCAGTAAGGAACTTTTCCTGGGTGTAGCATTTTTGGTGCGCCAGTGACCTGACACCGCGGTGCGGCGACGGAAGCTCCTACGCGAACGCGTGCAAGCCCAATCCGTGTCACCAAACAGCCAACTCTGACTGATGTATGGCGTCTTCAAGAGGAAATCAGCCGGGGTCGACCAGATAGGTGCAACTGAGCTGTCGAACCGACCGACCAGTTACCGAATCATCCAAAGAGCACTTGCCTTCAGGTTCGCTGTAGGTTGAGTAGCATGCATCGATATGAGTCTTTTTTTCTCGAAaaggggattctttggcctctgcacagaacgatgcatacggccatcttattaaaaagAAATATAGGTTTAACAAGGTCTTAGAGTCTTAAAACGAAAAAAAGGAGGGCTCACAAAGAGTCAAaagggcaaaaaaaaaaaaaactggccataaaaagccacaaccggctggcataagagagacgggtaaactaattgcctatcctattacatgacccccatccaaaccggttgaaaatatcccgtgcTATCATCTCACAGcgaatagatccagtaaccaaacgctctctGACcttcgtcggagtgagtagcgatcacatacggatcaacgcagtggcttggaagataagctgcaaaaaatgaatatttattgttttgttaaaaaccaaatcatttatgCAGTCCAAACTACCCACAATAAAGCACAAACTCCTACACGAATATATCTCACTGTTACGGGCTCTATCCtgttaagccacgttccaaataacgtgttAACAGAactcggtggagtaatattaaatgCAATATGGACTGTCCGTCATAGGTTTTTGGCTAACGGGCAATCAAGAAAAAAGTGTTTGATGGTTTCATCCCGATcagagaaactacacctagtaggtcctgtccaattatgcTTTACCAAATTGTCCTTGGTTAATattacttgtttatggacaaaccacataaatactttgattttcaaaggaactttgacagcccaaacatgtttggaactaggaatcgAGCTTGAGTTGATAACATCAACATACATTCATTTAACTGTAaactctccagacctagtaagcttccagcgtAATTTATCGGGTTGTTGAGATAGCTGAACCTTCATCAGTTTACTTACTAGATGGAGCCATTCTTTCCAACGATTGCCAACTAGCGTCCttctgaactgaatattaaggggattGGATTGAAGTACCGTTGCAAGGAACGCCTCACGTCATTGAACAATACGATACAGAGACATGTATTGAACGGCAAGGTGGGTCTCTCCGAGCTAAGTATCCTCCAGAATCGCGTACTGGCACCGTTGCCAataataaactttgtcctattgaACAAGGTTAATTTGACTTTCATAAGCCCTTTTCAAAAAGGTGAGTCAGTCGGCCTTGCTGTCACCCATGACAAAGTTTTGGAGTGAAGATACTTGCTACAAAGGATCTGCGCCCAAATGGCATCAGTCTCAATCGATAacttccacagccacttgctaagaagacatctgttcttgacctcaagattctcaataccaagacccccttagTCTTTCggtcgacagatgatatcccatttggctaGTCGTATTTTCTTTTTAATTCATCGCTCTGCCAGAAAAATcatgatcgatagaagtccagtcttttcctaactccaactgggacttcaaagaacgacaaaagaaacacaggcatactcgtgagaaccgagttaatcagaattaatcggcctccgtatgacatgagcttgcccttccagcaactcagttttttTTCAAAgcggtcctcgatgcacttccattctctgtttgtcagcttacgatggtggatTGGTATACCTAAGTACGTAAAAGGTAAAGTCCCCaattcgcacccaaacaattgcctatatgcCTCTTGTTCgtcattggctctaccaaagcagaacaattcgcttttgtgaaagttaatctttaacctggtcaattgttcaaataagcataacaccagcttcatatttctcgctttggcCAAGTCATGTtccataaagatgatcgtatcatcggcgtactgaaggatggacacacctccatcaactagatgaggtatcaagccacccacctgaccagcctccttagccctccctatcaaaattgccaacatatcaactacaatgttgaacaagataggagacattggatccctttgtctcaggcccttatgtgtctgAAAATAATGACCTATGTGGTCATTcattttaattccaacactccctttttgcgtgaatgaTTCTACCTGGCGTcaccaggcttcatcaaaacctttcatacgcaaggcctgttgaaggaatggccatttgactttatcgtacgctttctcgaaatccaccttaaaaacaaCTCCATCTAACTTTTTCCTGTGAATTTGATGGAGCATTTCATGAAGGACCACCatcccttctaggatgtttctgtccggcatgaaagcagtttgggatgcATCGATATGAGTACATTTGGACGGCAGGTTCTGGTAgaatcttagagcatctacaatcgaATTTGACCAGCCACGTCTTAAATCTGTTCCTCTGCATTCGAGGCTCTCATATTACACCTCGCAGATCCATACAAATCATGCAAAATAAACATACGTACTATGACACCATAGCTATGATTAGTCGTCGAAGTCGTCCACGACGCCGGTACTGGGCGCCGGGTGGACAGGCGCGCAGGAGGGCTCTGGCTCCTCCTCCTTCTCGACCTCCTCCATGTAGGCGAGGGTCTTCTCCTCCTGCTCCGCAGTGTGCTCCGCCTCCATCTCCCGCCGACAGCGGCATCTGGCCTCCGCGTCCGACTCTAAGTAGAGGGAATCGAAGATGGCCTCCTGCTCCGTCTGCAAATCCGTGTCCCCAAAGTCCCCCCacatcctcctcctgctcctcctcaacCTCACGCCCCCCTCCTCCAAGTCCTCGTCTGGATCCACTTCATCCGGAGGTAGCCTCGTGGGATCTAGTCTTCGCGCCTTGCCTGGATCTGCTCAAGGAGCTGCAGCTAACGCTCTGGCGTTAGATAAGGGTAGCTCCTTATCCGGCGGCGTGGTGGCATGGCTACTAGTGGTGGTGGACGGGGAGTGGAAAGTGGCGGTGGCAGCGGACAGGAGGGGGAAAATGTGGACAGATAGGGTTTTGGTGCCGACGATCGGCTTAAATAGCGGGGCTAGGCACCACGCGGCCGGCTGGAGCGTCGCCACGCGAGCCACCCGTCCGATGGACGAAACGAGCTTGGGAGCGCCGGGTTTTGGATTGTTTTCACGTGATACCTCATCGTCAATCCGATGTGGCGGACGCATCCGAACGCCTCCATATCCGCtttatatttgggctggatatgagaggTACCGGTTAGTCTGGACATTTAAGGCTCGTTTGAGGCACCCGTCGGGGTCGAATTTTCATGATCGGTCAGTGATTGGACCGTCCGTCTGAGCGTTTAAGACCGTTTTGGGGTGCTCGGCTGTAGATGTTCAGTTTCCCTTTTTTGTAGAGGGCAGTCAACAGACAATTAGAGAGCTTGAAATGTTGATTGGTTTCAGTCCGTCAGATAGTCTGATTTAGCAGTTCCATGTGTTATTGTTGTACATTAGTTTTGTTTTCTCTTTCATGTACATATTACCACGATTGTTACAGAATCTATAAAAAATACTCCCTGCAGGTTCGGGTCAAAAATTAGGGCTAGAAATGCCATATCATGTAATCACACATGTCCCCTCAACATTCCAAACTAATCTAACCACACATAACTAGAGATGGATAGGAAGAGATCGATCACACACAAAGCTGAAGCGAGTAAACAACCACCGAGATGCAGGTGACCTACCAGGCCACCAAGGCACCAAAGTTCAGCCAGATCACTACTAGTCTCTACCGCAAACATGCATGCAATCATGCATGTATGCCCGCCACATGTAGGTGCAGCATTTTGGACTATAAATACCAGCCTTCTTCTATCTCCCAGCCATCACAGCAAGAAGTTGCCTCGCACATTGATACACACTAGAAGCACACAGCATCGATCGCCCATGCTGCAAAAGAACAACATGGCCTCCCTTGTCTTCCTCGTGGCGCTGCTGCTCTCATGCAGCTCCATGAGCAGCGCAGCACGGTACCTCAAGGAGGCCGTGCCCAAGAAGGAGTATCCACCACGTCCGATCGTCCCGGAGCTGCCAAAGCCCCAACTCCCGCCACACCCTGCCATGCCCGAGCTACCGAAGCCTGAACTACCTCACCCTCTCGTGCCCGAAGTGCCACACCCCGTGGTGCCGGAGACGCCAAAGGAGCCTGAAGTGCCACACCCCGTGGTGCCGGAGGTGCCAAAGCACGAGCTGCCGCCACACCCTGTTATGCCCGAGCTCCCGGAGCCCGAACTACCGCATCCGGCTGTGCCCGAGGTGCCAAAGGAGCCCGAAGTGCCACACCCTGTCGTACCGGAGGTGCCAAAGGAACACGAACTGCCGCACCCTATCGTGCCGGAGGTGCCAAAGGAGCCAGAAGTGCCACACCCCGTCGTGCCAGAGGTGACAAAGGAACCAAAAGCGCCACACCCTGTCATGCCAGAGGTACCAAAGGAGCACGAGTTGCCgcaccctgccatgcaagagttgccGAAGCCTGAAATGCCACACCATGCCGTGCCAGAGGTGCCAAAGGAGCCCCATGTGTCGCACCCTGAGGTGCCGAAAGAGCCCGAGTTACCGCACCTTGCTGTGCCAGAGGTCCCGAAGCACGAAATGCCACCGTTCCCCAAAGCTGAGCTGCCCCCAAAGCCTGAATTCCACTTTCCGGATCCTGAGGCCAAGCCATGATCGGACTAGCTACATCCGCATAGTGCCCATTATCTAAGTATTACACTATATACTATACATGTGTGCGCACGCGACGCGTGTGTTCCTGTGTGTGTGATTGTTAGAGTATGTAAGTACTActatacatgtgtgtgtgtgtgttgtacaTGTTCGGCGCTTCAGTTCCTGACGACAGCATTATGTCTGAGTGGTGTTCCATGGCGCAACTGCTCAATCTGTTGCCTACGTCCCTTTACGTGTGTATGCATGATGTATATGATatgtacatggataaatatgttttgGTCTTCGGAGTTTTTATATTGGATCCTATTTGTGTTTGGATTTGTGCATCACTAGAGAGAGTTCTTATGTTCTGGCTACATTATGCTCTCTGGACAAATTTCTTTCTCGAGCTAACAATTATTTTTTGTCTGTTGTAGTATTACTTAATAGAGAAGGCCTGAAAGAAGCCCAGATTTGATCAGAAGCATAATAAGATATAACAACGCTCTAACCAAAAATCTAGCGCCGGTTTAAGATAGTTTTTTTTGAAATAGCCTTTCGCCctactttatagataaagcaaccaACTAGTCCGTACATGGAGTAGCAACTCACTGACATAAAAGTCTGTTCGGGCCACAACACAAGCAAGCCCAAATAAAACAGAAGAGAAAAGCATGAAAAAGACCACCAAGTGGCCATAACATCATAGAGCTGCCCGGGAGCCTAGACGATGTGCCGAGTCATGTAGTGCATCAAGCATCTGTCCCAGATGGCCCCGGTCCCGTTGCCTAGCCAACGGGTCCAATGTTGCAAGAACGTAAGAAAATTGAAGAAAGAGTCAGAGTCCCGTTGCAGAAAGACCCGCTCAATCACCATCTTATTACGCGTCGTCTAAAGCGTCCAAGATATCGCAACAAAAACTAGCTAGAAGAGGCGTCGGTTCCTTCTAGCATGCGTCGCTCTGGCCTGGAGGAAGCTGGCAAGATTTGAAGCTTCCAATCATGCCCGAGGGCCTCCCGGACAAAGTTCCAAAGCGATTGAGCCGCCGTCCAAGTGAAGAGGATGTGGGTCCCTATTTCCGGAACCCCACACAGGGGGCACAACTCATTACCCGGGCCATGCCGCTTGAGCACCTCCGTCCCGATGGGAGGCGATTCCTTAATAGTTTCCACACGAAAATCTTGATCTTCATAGGGAGAGGTGCCTTCCAGAGGGGCGCGGCCCACTCAATTGTTGGCCTATGGCATAGCGCGCGGTAAGTCAAAGCCACAGAAAAACTCCCAAGGGAGCATGCATGTGCTAGAATAGGGAGTCCAGGTctagatgtctactacacaaccttcttcttgtagacgttgttgggcctccaagtgcagaggtttgtaggacagtagcaaatttccctcaagtgaatgacctaaggtttatcaatccatagaaggcctaggatgaagatggtctctctcaaacaagcctgcaaccaaataacaaagagtctcttgtgtccccaacacacccaatacaatggtaaattgtataggtgcactagttcggcgaagagatggtgatacaagtgcaatatggatagtagataatagtttttgtaatctgaaaatataaaaacagcaaggtaactaatgataaaagtgggcgtaaacagtattgcaatgcgttgaaacaaggcctagggttcatactttcactaatgcaagttctctcaacaataataacataattggatcacataactatccataaacatgcaacaaagagtcattgcaaagtcactaatagcggagaacaaacaaagagattatggtagggtacgaaacaacatcaaagttatcctttctgatcgatctattcaagagtccgtagtaaaataacatgaagctattctttccattcaatttatcatagagttcatacaaaaataacaccttaagagacaaatcaaccaaaaccctaatgtcacctagatactccaatgtcacctcaagtatctgtgggtttgattatacgatatgcatcacacaatctcatattcatctattcaaccaacacaaagaacttcaaagagtgccccaaagttcgtaccggagagtcaagacaaaaacgtgtgccaacctctatgcataggttcataggtgaaacccgcaagttgatcaccaaaacatacatcaagtggatcaatagaataccccattgtcaccacgggtatcccaccactactaggaaaatgcttatacatagaattttagcagtagcgcctgtttggGCACACACGCTACTGGTATTTACCAGTAGCGCCGGCCAGAACGGGCACTACTGCTAGTGAGTAGTAGCAACGCTGGTTGGAGCGCGCCGCGCTGCTGTTTAGCGGGCCGCCGGGGCCAAAGGGCAGGCCACTTAGCTGTAGCGTGTGTTTTGCGCCAGCGCTACAGctagtgggcttagcagtagcgctggcccatTGCCCGCGCTGTTGTTAAGCCCACTCCCCCTTCCCCCGCGCACCCCCGGCCCGGCCTGCCTCATCTCTCACTAAAGCTCACTCACACTCTCCACACTCCTCCCTCTCAATCCCCCACGCGCCG
This window harbors:
- the LOC119353900 gene encoding protein PELPK1-like translates to MASLVFLVALLLSCSSMSSAARYLKEAVPKKEYPPRPIVPELPKPQLPPHPAMPELPKPELPHPLVPEVPHPVVPETPKEPEVPHPVVPEVPKHELPPHPVMPELPEPELPHPAVPEVPKEPEVPHPVVPEVPKEHELPHPIVPEVPKEPEVPHPVVPEVTKEPKAPHPVMPEVPKEHELPHPAMQELPKPEMPHHAVPEVPKEPHVSHPEVPKEPELPHLAVPEVPKHEMPPFPKAELPPKPEFHFPDPEAKP